One Leopardus geoffroyi isolate Oge1 chromosome C1, O.geoffroyi_Oge1_pat1.0, whole genome shotgun sequence DNA segment encodes these proteins:
- the AURKAIP1 gene encoding aurora kinase A-interacting protein → MFLVRLTSQLLRAVPRAGCGRPWPVSGVRGRCACRPCYSTQPTGPSGVPSIPGRGLQLELEEMLVPRKMSVSPLESWLTAHYLLPRLAAGGPATVAPARLYECPPSQVGERAEQGEVGAWDAPRMQCKNVLKIRRRKMNHHKYRKLVKRTRFLRRKVREGRLKRKQIKFERDLRRIWLKAGLKEAPAGWQTPKIYLKGK, encoded by the exons ATGTTCCTGGTGCGCCTGACTTCTCAGCTGCTTAGGGCTGTTCCTCGGGCAG GTTGCGGTCGGCCCTGGCCCGTCTCAGGGGTGCGAGGCAGGTGTGCCTGTCGGCCCTGCTACAGCACACAGCCAACGGGCCCAAGTGGAGTTCCCTCCATCCCTGGCAGGGGGCTCCAGCTGGAGCTTGAGGAGATGCTGGTCCCCAGAAAGATGTCCGTCAGTCCCCTGGAGAGCTGGCTGACCGCCCACTACCTCCTACCCAGACTAGCTGCTGGAGGCCCAGCGACCGTGGCTCCAGCCCGACTCTATGAGTGTCCACCTAGCCAAGTGGGGGAACGGGCTGAGCAGGGGGAAGTGGGGGCCTGGGATGCACCCCGGATGCAGTGCAAAAACGTACTGAAGATCCGCCGGCGGAAGATGAATCACCACAAGTACCGCAAACTGGTCAAAAGGACCCGGTTCCTGCGGCGGAAGGTCCGGGAAGGGCGCCTGAAACGGAAGCAG ATCAAGTTCGAGAGAGACCTGAGGCGCATCTGGCTGAAGGCAGGCTTGAAGGAAGCCCCTGCAGGCTGGCAGACCCCCAAGATCTACCTGAAGGGCAAATGA
- the CCNL2 gene encoding cyclin-L2 isoform X1 → MAAAAAAAAAATVAAGTPGPAATAAAVCAPGSGNAAPGSQGMLIGDRLYSGVLITLENCLLPDDKLRFTPSMSSGLDTDTETDLRVVGCELIQAAGILLRLPQVAMATGQVLFQRFFYTKSFVKHSMEHVSMACVHLASKIEEAPRRIRDVINVFHRLRHLREKKKPVPLLLDQDYVNLKNQIIKAERRVLKELGFCVHVKHPHKIIVMYLQVLECERNQHLVQTSWNYMNDSLRTDVFVRFQPESIACACIYLAARTLEIPLPNRPHWFLLFGATEEEIQEICLKILQLYTRKKVDLTHLESEVEKRRHAIEEAKAQAKGLLPAGTQVLDSTSGFSPAPKLAESPKEGKGNKPSPLSVKNAKRKMEGMKKAKADSPVNGLPKGRGSRSRSGSREQSYSRSPSRSASPKRRKSDSGSTSGGSKSQSRSRSRSDSPPRQAHRGAPYKGSKVRSYRKSKDCKYPAQKPHKSRSRSSSRSRSRSRERADNSGKYKKKSHYYRDQRRERSRSYERTGHRYERDHPGHSRHRR, encoded by the exons atggcggcggcggcggcggcggcggcggcggcgacggtcGCGGCTGGGACTCCGGGGCCGGCTGCCACCGCGGCAGCGGTCTGCGCCCCGGGGTCGGGGAACGCAGCCCCCGGGTCGCAGGGGATGTTGATCGGGGACCGGCTATACTCCGGGGTGCTCATCACCTTGGAGAACTGCCTCCTGCCTGACGACAAGCTCCGCTTCACGCCGTCCATGTCGAGTGGCCTCGACACCGACACAGAGACCGACCTCCGCGTGGTGGGCTGCGAGCTCATCCAGGCGGCCGGCATCCTGCTCCGCTTGCCGCAG GTGGCTATGGCTACAGGGCAGGTGTTGTTCCAGCGATTTTTTTATACCAAGTCCTTTGTGAAGCATTCCATGGAG CACGTGTCGATGGCTTGTGTTCACCTGGCCTCCAAGATAGAAGAGGCTCCGAGACGGATACGGGACGTCATCAACGTGTTTCATCGCCTTCGACACCTGAGAGAGAAGAA GAAGCCTGTGCCTCTGCTGTTGGACCAAGATTACGTTAACTTAAAGAATCAGATTATAAAGGCAGAAAGACGAGTTCTCAAAGAGCTGGGTTTCTGTGTCCACGTGAAGCACCCTCACAAG ATAATCGTTATGTACCTTCAGGTGTTAGAGTGTGAGCGTAACCAGCACCTGGTCCAGACCTCATG GAATTACATGAACGACAGCCTTCGCACAGACGTCTTCGTGAGGTTCCAGCCTGAGAGCATCGCCTGCGCCTGCATTTATCTTGCTGCCCGGACACTGGAG ATCCCTTTGCCCAATCGTCCCcattggtttcttttgtttggagcaaCTGAAGAAGAAATTCAAGAAATCTGCTTAAAAATCCTGCAGCTTTATACCCGGAAAAAG GTTGATCTGACACACCTTGAAAGCGaagtggagaagagaaggcaCGCCATCGAAGAGGCCAAGGCACAGGCCAAGGGCTTGCTGCCTGCTGGCACCCAGGTCCTGGACAGCACTTCAGGGTTCTCACCTGCCCCCAAGCTGG CAGAATCCCCCAAAGAAGGTAAAGGAAACAAGCCTTCCCCCCTGTCTGTGAAGAACGCCAAGAGGAAGATGGAGGGCATGAAGAAAGCCAAGGCTGACAGCCCGGTGAACGG ctTGCCAAAGGGGCGAGGGAGCCGAAGCCGGAGCGGGAGTCGTGAGCAGAGCTACTCGAGGTCCCCGTCACGATCTGCTTCTCCTAAGAGGAG GAAAAGTGACAGTGGCTCCACGTCTGGCGGGTCCAAGTCGCAGAGCCGCTCACGGAGCAGGAGTGACTCCCCACCAAGACAGGCGCACAGAGGTGCTCCCTACAAAGGCTCCAAGGTAAGGAGCTATCGGAAGTCTAAGGACTGCAAGTACCCCGCCCAGAAGCCACACAAGTCCCGGAGCCGGAGCTCCTCTCGCTCTCGAAGCCGCTCGCGGGAGCGGGCAGATAATTCTgggaaatacaagaagaaaagtCATTACTATAGAGATCAGCGAAGGGAGCGTTCTCGGTCTTACGAGCGAACAGGCCATCGCTACGAGCGGGATCACCCTGGGCACAGCAGGCATCGGAGGTGA
- the CCNL2 gene encoding cyclin-L2 isoform X2, which translates to MAAAAAAAAAATVAAGTPGPAATAAAVCAPGSGNAAPGSQGMLIGDRLYSGVLITLENCLLPDDKLRFTPSMSSGLDTDTETDLRVVGCELIQAAGILLRLPQVAMATGQVLFQRFFYTKSFVKHSMEHVSMACVHLASKIEEAPRRIRDVINVFHRLRHLREKKKPVPLLLDQDYVNLKNQIIKAERRVLKELGFCVHVKHPHKIIVMYLQVLECERNQHLVQTSWNYMNDSLRTDVFVRFQPESIACACIYLAARTLEIPLPNRPHWFLLFGATEEEIQEICLKILQLYTRKKVDLTHLESEVEKRRHAIEEAKAQAKGLLPAGTQVLDSTSGFSPAPKLESPKEGKGNKPSPLSVKNAKRKMEGMKKAKADSPVNGLPKGRGSRSRSGSREQSYSRSPSRSASPKRRKSDSGSTSGGSKSQSRSRSRSDSPPRQAHRGAPYKGSKVRSYRKSKDCKYPAQKPHKSRSRSSSRSRSRSRERADNSGKYKKKSHYYRDQRRERSRSYERTGHRYERDHPGHSRHRR; encoded by the exons atggcggcggcggcggcggcggcggcggcggcgacggtcGCGGCTGGGACTCCGGGGCCGGCTGCCACCGCGGCAGCGGTCTGCGCCCCGGGGTCGGGGAACGCAGCCCCCGGGTCGCAGGGGATGTTGATCGGGGACCGGCTATACTCCGGGGTGCTCATCACCTTGGAGAACTGCCTCCTGCCTGACGACAAGCTCCGCTTCACGCCGTCCATGTCGAGTGGCCTCGACACCGACACAGAGACCGACCTCCGCGTGGTGGGCTGCGAGCTCATCCAGGCGGCCGGCATCCTGCTCCGCTTGCCGCAG GTGGCTATGGCTACAGGGCAGGTGTTGTTCCAGCGATTTTTTTATACCAAGTCCTTTGTGAAGCATTCCATGGAG CACGTGTCGATGGCTTGTGTTCACCTGGCCTCCAAGATAGAAGAGGCTCCGAGACGGATACGGGACGTCATCAACGTGTTTCATCGCCTTCGACACCTGAGAGAGAAGAA GAAGCCTGTGCCTCTGCTGTTGGACCAAGATTACGTTAACTTAAAGAATCAGATTATAAAGGCAGAAAGACGAGTTCTCAAAGAGCTGGGTTTCTGTGTCCACGTGAAGCACCCTCACAAG ATAATCGTTATGTACCTTCAGGTGTTAGAGTGTGAGCGTAACCAGCACCTGGTCCAGACCTCATG GAATTACATGAACGACAGCCTTCGCACAGACGTCTTCGTGAGGTTCCAGCCTGAGAGCATCGCCTGCGCCTGCATTTATCTTGCTGCCCGGACACTGGAG ATCCCTTTGCCCAATCGTCCCcattggtttcttttgtttggagcaaCTGAAGAAGAAATTCAAGAAATCTGCTTAAAAATCCTGCAGCTTTATACCCGGAAAAAG GTTGATCTGACACACCTTGAAAGCGaagtggagaagagaaggcaCGCCATCGAAGAGGCCAAGGCACAGGCCAAGGGCTTGCTGCCTGCTGGCACCCAGGTCCTGGACAGCACTTCAGGGTTCTCACCTGCCCCCAAGCTGG AATCCCCCAAAGAAGGTAAAGGAAACAAGCCTTCCCCCCTGTCTGTGAAGAACGCCAAGAGGAAGATGGAGGGCATGAAGAAAGCCAAGGCTGACAGCCCGGTGAACGG ctTGCCAAAGGGGCGAGGGAGCCGAAGCCGGAGCGGGAGTCGTGAGCAGAGCTACTCGAGGTCCCCGTCACGATCTGCTTCTCCTAAGAGGAG GAAAAGTGACAGTGGCTCCACGTCTGGCGGGTCCAAGTCGCAGAGCCGCTCACGGAGCAGGAGTGACTCCCCACCAAGACAGGCGCACAGAGGTGCTCCCTACAAAGGCTCCAAGGTAAGGAGCTATCGGAAGTCTAAGGACTGCAAGTACCCCGCCCAGAAGCCACACAAGTCCCGGAGCCGGAGCTCCTCTCGCTCTCGAAGCCGCTCGCGGGAGCGGGCAGATAATTCTgggaaatacaagaagaaaagtCATTACTATAGAGATCAGCGAAGGGAGCGTTCTCGGTCTTACGAGCGAACAGGCCATCGCTACGAGCGGGATCACCCTGGGCACAGCAGGCATCGGAGGTGA
- the CCNL2 gene encoding cyclin-L2 isoform X3, whose amino-acid sequence MHPRVFSPSKWTPSRNEKGQTLSASSRKRDTRGRLVSEEPSQAACSAHSFENYMNDSLRTDVFVRFQPESIACACIYLAARTLEIPLPNRPHWFLLFGATEEEIQEICLKILQLYTRKKVDLTHLESEVEKRRHAIEEAKAQAKGLLPAGTQVLDSTSGFSPAPKLAESPKEGKGNKPSPLSVKNAKRKMEGMKKAKADSPVNGLPKGRGSRSRSGSREQSYSRSPSRSASPKRRKSDSGSTSGGSKSQSRSRSRSDSPPRQAHRGAPYKGSKVRSYRKSKDCKYPAQKPHKSRSRSSSRSRSRSRERADNSGKYKKKSHYYRDQRRERSRSYERTGHRYERDHPGHSRHRR is encoded by the exons ATGCACCCAAGGGTGTTTTCCCCTTCCAAGTGGACTCCGTCACGGAACGAGAAGGGCCAGACCCTGAGCGCCTCTTCAAGGAAAAGGGACACGAGAGGACGGCTTGTCTCCGAAGAGCCCTCGCAGGCTGCCTGCTCAGCCCATTCATTTGA GAATTACATGAACGACAGCCTTCGCACAGACGTCTTCGTGAGGTTCCAGCCTGAGAGCATCGCCTGCGCCTGCATTTATCTTGCTGCCCGGACACTGGAG ATCCCTTTGCCCAATCGTCCCcattggtttcttttgtttggagcaaCTGAAGAAGAAATTCAAGAAATCTGCTTAAAAATCCTGCAGCTTTATACCCGGAAAAAG GTTGATCTGACACACCTTGAAAGCGaagtggagaagagaaggcaCGCCATCGAAGAGGCCAAGGCACAGGCCAAGGGCTTGCTGCCTGCTGGCACCCAGGTCCTGGACAGCACTTCAGGGTTCTCACCTGCCCCCAAGCTGG CAGAATCCCCCAAAGAAGGTAAAGGAAACAAGCCTTCCCCCCTGTCTGTGAAGAACGCCAAGAGGAAGATGGAGGGCATGAAGAAAGCCAAGGCTGACAGCCCGGTGAACGG ctTGCCAAAGGGGCGAGGGAGCCGAAGCCGGAGCGGGAGTCGTGAGCAGAGCTACTCGAGGTCCCCGTCACGATCTGCTTCTCCTAAGAGGAG GAAAAGTGACAGTGGCTCCACGTCTGGCGGGTCCAAGTCGCAGAGCCGCTCACGGAGCAGGAGTGACTCCCCACCAAGACAGGCGCACAGAGGTGCTCCCTACAAAGGCTCCAAGGTAAGGAGCTATCGGAAGTCTAAGGACTGCAAGTACCCCGCCCAGAAGCCACACAAGTCCCGGAGCCGGAGCTCCTCTCGCTCTCGAAGCCGCTCGCGGGAGCGGGCAGATAATTCTgggaaatacaagaagaaaagtCATTACTATAGAGATCAGCGAAGGGAGCGTTCTCGGTCTTACGAGCGAACAGGCCATCGCTACGAGCGGGATCACCCTGGGCACAGCAGGCATCGGAGGTGA
- the CCNL2 gene encoding cyclin-L2 isoform X4, giving the protein MAAAAAAAAAATVAAGTPGPAATAAAVCAPGSGNAAPGSQGMLIGDRLYSGVLITLENCLLPDDKLRFTPSMSSGLDTDTETDLRVVGCELIQAAGILLRLPQVAMATGQVLFQRFFYTKSFVKHSMEHVSMACVHLASKIEEAPRRIRDVINVFHRLRHLREKKKPVPLLLDQDYVNLKNQIIKAERRVLKELGFCVHVKHPHKIIVMYLQVLECERNQHLVQTSWVASEGK; this is encoded by the exons atggcggcggcggcggcggcggcggcggcggcgacggtcGCGGCTGGGACTCCGGGGCCGGCTGCCACCGCGGCAGCGGTCTGCGCCCCGGGGTCGGGGAACGCAGCCCCCGGGTCGCAGGGGATGTTGATCGGGGACCGGCTATACTCCGGGGTGCTCATCACCTTGGAGAACTGCCTCCTGCCTGACGACAAGCTCCGCTTCACGCCGTCCATGTCGAGTGGCCTCGACACCGACACAGAGACCGACCTCCGCGTGGTGGGCTGCGAGCTCATCCAGGCGGCCGGCATCCTGCTCCGCTTGCCGCAG GTGGCTATGGCTACAGGGCAGGTGTTGTTCCAGCGATTTTTTTATACCAAGTCCTTTGTGAAGCATTCCATGGAG CACGTGTCGATGGCTTGTGTTCACCTGGCCTCCAAGATAGAAGAGGCTCCGAGACGGATACGGGACGTCATCAACGTGTTTCATCGCCTTCGACACCTGAGAGAGAAGAA GAAGCCTGTGCCTCTGCTGTTGGACCAAGATTACGTTAACTTAAAGAATCAGATTATAAAGGCAGAAAGACGAGTTCTCAAAGAGCTGGGTTTCTGTGTCCACGTGAAGCACCCTCACAAG ATAATCGTTATGTACCTTCAGGTGTTAGAGTGTGAGCGTAACCAGCACCTGGTCCAGACCTCATG GGTAGCCTCTGAGGGTAAGTGA